One stretch of Paenibacillus sp. AN1007 DNA includes these proteins:
- a CDS encoding diguanylate cyclase — MIANKKLSRLRRKVRTFKKISLTALLGGLVTISVLMTLTIMVITSYTTQKQALINNSLKLNYANAVQMSQTLDSLFESMQRSLRYGAAYFKDVDYNDKDKLNTTLDLIHNSSDYFNAVVLADKTGLVLSRSPYSQVSVGKHVSSEAAKAAIKAKSTYLSDAYLTPRTNRRIVFLSEPIVDNKGDYKGLISGSIYLQENNILDLSFGSQLKTSNGSYFFIVDHKGALLFHPNVSRIGENISKNIVVQKLMNNQTGQEKYTNLEGTSTLAGYYKVPATDWGVVVVSPTQMVYDQLNRQIGLLLLYIAVPFILLTLIVLRVARKLVQPFVFLADLVQQVDKGRVELPIVKPHWNREADLLTRTMIGAMASFRNKTDQLVYDARTDVLTGLNNRRTFETVIQEWIQDETPFSIVVLDIDRFKLINDTYGHSTGDEVLKQIAKLIQISVRPEDVSFRFGGEEFVVLLRDYDSKMAYEAAERIRISVEESVLAVERSVTLSAGIAEFPMHARSEAELFHLADNALYLAKEEGRNRTVVIQTVEK; from the coding sequence ATGATCGCAAATAAAAAGTTATCCAGATTACGCAGAAAAGTCAGAACATTTAAAAAAATTAGCCTTACCGCATTACTTGGAGGGTTAGTCACGATTTCGGTCCTGATGACACTGACCATTATGGTGATTACCTCATATACTACCCAGAAACAGGCTCTTATTAACAACTCGCTCAAGCTTAATTATGCAAATGCGGTACAGATGAGCCAAACGCTGGACTCCCTTTTTGAATCGATGCAGAGGAGCTTGAGGTACGGGGCTGCGTATTTTAAAGATGTCGATTACAATGACAAAGACAAACTGAATACCACACTGGATTTGATCCACAACAGCAGTGATTATTTCAATGCTGTAGTTCTGGCTGATAAGACAGGGCTTGTCCTATCGAGGTCACCGTATTCCCAGGTGAGCGTCGGTAAACATGTCAGCTCTGAAGCAGCCAAAGCGGCGATCAAAGCAAAATCTACATACTTATCGGATGCGTACCTGACTCCGCGAACGAATCGCAGAATCGTTTTTCTGAGTGAACCGATTGTTGATAACAAGGGAGACTACAAAGGTCTAATAAGCGGAAGTATCTATTTGCAGGAGAATAATATACTGGATTTGTCCTTTGGAAGTCAACTGAAGACCAGTAATGGATCGTACTTTTTTATCGTTGACCATAAGGGAGCACTGCTGTTTCACCCCAATGTCAGCCGGATCGGCGAGAATATTAGTAAAAACATAGTGGTCCAGAAATTGATGAATAACCAGACAGGACAAGAGAAGTATACCAATCTGGAAGGGACAAGCACGCTTGCAGGATATTACAAGGTTCCGGCAACCGATTGGGGAGTTGTCGTCGTATCACCGACACAAATGGTGTATGATCAGTTGAACCGTCAGATTGGTCTGCTTCTGCTGTACATTGCCGTACCGTTCATCCTGTTAACCCTGATTGTACTGCGGGTGGCCCGCAAGCTTGTGCAGCCTTTTGTGTTTCTGGCTGATCTCGTGCAGCAGGTGGATAAAGGAAGAGTAGAGCTGCCGATTGTGAAACCGCACTGGAACAGGGAAGCTGATCTGCTTACACGGACAATGATCGGGGCAATGGCAAGTTTCAGGAACAAGACAGATCAATTAGTATATGATGCAAGAACAGACGTGTTAACCGGCTTGAATAACCGCAGAACATTTGAGACTGTTATACAGGAATGGATTCAGGATGAGACTCCTTTTTCCATTGTTGTTCTCGATATTGACCGCTTTAAGTTAATTAATGATACATATGGTCATTCTACGGGGGATGAGGTCCTGAAACAGATCGCCAAGCTGATCCAGATATCCGTCCGGCCTGAAGATGTCTCTTTCCGCTTTGGCGGGGAAGAGTTTGTCGTGCTGCTTCGAGATTACGATTCAAAGATGGCATATGAGGCGGCAGAGCGAATCCGGATTTCCGTCGAGGAAAGTGTGCTTGCTGTTGAGCGTTCAGTTACCCTATCGGCAGGTATTGCAGAGTTTCCAATGCATGCCCGATCTGAAGCCGAGTTGTTTCATTTGGCGGATAATGCGCTTTATCTGGCCAAGGAAGAGGGCCGTAACCGAACGGTTGTCATACAGACAGTGGAAAAATAG